The Candidatus Hydrogenisulfobacillus filiaventi sequence GCCGGGGCCTGATGGAGCAGGGCGACGCCTGCCCAGGCCAGGAAGAACCAGCCTAGGGCCAGGAAGAAGGCCGGGGCCATGGGACCGGGGGCCCGGGCGATGTTGATGGTAGGCTTGTAGCTGCGGGCCATTTCCTCCAGGCGTCGGGTTTCGTCCGACATGCAAAGCCCCCCTTTCCCCCGCGGTTCCTTTATTGTACCGCGACGGGTCCGGAGGGCCAGGCGGACGAACAGTCCAATTCCTAGTGGCAGCGCATGGTCAGGATCTCGAGCCAGGTGACGGCCACAGCCAGCAGCGGCAGCACCACCATGGCCATACCCCCGCCTCCTTGCCAGGACTGGGGCAGGGTGCCATCCCGCAGGAAGGCGATGCGGGCGTCCCAATCGCTGAGGCCGCGCGCTCCCAGACTGGCCACCGGAGACGCCGGTCCGGGATGGGCCAGGGCGGTCACCATGGCTTCAATCAGGGGAGTAGGATCCTCCTGCAGCCCCGCCACCGCCTCGGCGTCGGCGGCTACCTCCCGCGCGATGAGATACCGTTGCAACAGGAAGGGGAAAAGGGGGAAGGGCACCGCCTCCGCCATCACCTGCAGCAGGTGCTCCACCAGCGGGTCGCGGACCCGGGCATGATGCGCCTCATGCAGCAGCACCGCCCGGCGGGAGGACTCGGGCAAGCCGTCCCAGAGGCCGGTCGAGACCACCACTTCCGGGTGCCGGATCCCCCAGGTGAAGGCATAGGGGGAGTCGTCCCGCACCTCCCGGAATTCTATCCCGCTCACCGGCAGCGGGCCGGCCAGCGGGCGCAGGCGGCCCTCCAGGAGGGCGGCCAGTTCCCGTTCCCGGTCCATGCGCCGGCGGTGAGCGGCAGCCAGGCGGTAGGCAGTGGCCACCAGGGCCAGGAAGGCCAGGGCCGCTTCCACCAGGGACAGCTTCAGCCCGTCATCCATGGGGATGCCGGGGAGGGTCGCCCACCAGAGCAAATACCGCAACCCGTGCCACACCACCCCGCCCAGCACCCCGGCGCCGCCCACAAGCCAGACCAGCGCCACCCACAGGTAAAGGCGGGGCTTCAAATGCTTAAGTCGGGATATGGTCACGCCGTTTTTCATCGGTGGTCTGCCCCCGCTTCTCGCGCAAGAGCTCCTCCAGCCGCTCGAGGGCGTCGGGGTTCAGGCGGTCGATGGTGTCGACCAGGTAGACCAGCCCCAGGTCGCCGGCTTCGGCCAGAAGGTCGCGGACCGAGCGCTCGGTCCGGGTGCGCACGGTGGCCGCGGCCGGGTTGACCGTGTAGCGGTAATGGCGCGGGCGCCCACTGCGTTCCATGAGGCCCTGCGCCACTAAGCGGTTCAGCACCGTGGCCACGGCATTAAACGAAATGTCCCGCTCCAGTTTAATGCGTTCATGTACTTCGCGCACGCTCGAGGGACCCATCTCCCGCACCAGCTGCAGGAGACGGCGGCGGAGGGCGCCGAATTCGAGCGGTTGCACCGGTTTGGCAGGCATTGCGAACCCTCCTCCCCATTCCACTGAGTACACTGTAAAATCGCCTTATACCGGAGGCAATGGAGCCCTGTTCCTTCTCCACGGGCTGTTTGGACCAAAGGACATGGCCACAAGCCGTTATCCCCACCTCAGGAAAAGCCTGACGGACCGGCCCCGGGGCGGCCGCCGGCGGATTGCGGTATCATGGAGGCGCAGTCATCGGCATCCCGGCGCGTGATTGGGAGGGAAGCGGCGTGTCCCGTCCCCCGATATCCCTGGCCGACTGGAAGCGCGGGCGCCAGCCCCGGACGGCACAACCGAAGAAGAAGCGCGGGCGTCCCGCCTCCGGCCAACGCCCGTCGCCGGGCGGCGACTGGTCCCTGTACTGGCGCCAGGTCCTACGCCGCCCCCTCGACCACTCCGAGCGCGGCTACTGGACCGAGCGCATGCTATGGACCAATGCACTGGCGGGCGGGCTCCTGCACGGCGCCGTCTATCTGCCCCGGCTGGCGGTGCTGGGATTCTTCAGCACCCTCATCAATACCCTGTTCGAGGCGGCGGTGTTCTATTACGTGCTTAGCTGGCTGGCGGC is a genomic window containing:
- a CDS encoding putative Peptidase_M48 domain-containing protein (Evidence 3 : Putative function from multiple computational evidences) — its product is MKNGVTISRLKHLKPRLYLWVALVWLVGGAGVLGGVVWHGLRYLLWWATLPGIPMDDGLKLSLVEAALAFLALVATAYRLAAAHRRRMDRERELAALLEGRLRPLAGPLPVSGIEFREVRDDSPYAFTWGIRHPEVVVSTGLWDGLPESSRRAVLLHEAHHARVRDPLVEHLLQVMAEAVPFPLFPFLLQRYLIAREVAADAEAVAGLQEDPTPLIEAMVTALAHPGPASPVASLGARGLSDWDARIAFLRDGTLPQSWQGGGGMAMVVLPLLAVAVTWLEILTMRCH
- a CDS encoding protein of unknown function (Evidence 5 : Unknown function), which codes for MPAKPVQPLEFGALRRRLLQLVREMGPSSVREVHERIKLERDISFNAVATVLNRLVAQGLMERSGRPRHYRYTVNPAAATVRTRTERSVRDLLAEAGDLGLVYLVDTIDRLNPDALERLEELLREKRGQTTDEKRRDHIPT
- a CDS encoding conserved membrane protein of unknown function (Evidence 4 : Unknown function but conserved in other organisms); this translates as MSRPPISLADWKRGRQPRTAQPKKKRGRPASGQRPSPGGDWSLYWRQVLRRPLDHSERGYWTERMLWTNALAGGLLHGAVYLPRLAVLGFFSTLINTLFEAAVFYYVLSWLAAWAVTPPGARRRGVLADQWPARREVIGLSGGFLLAGLAFWLPEAWPVVPAVLFLILWGLFVRGVHRAYRTSWSRALAGGGLGLAAVAALAAFFSLVSGIL
- a CDS encoding protein of unknown function (Evidence 5 : Unknown function); translation: MGITACGHVLWSKQPVEKEQGSIASGIRRFYSVLSGMGRRVRNACQTGATARIRRPPPPSPAAGAGDGSLERARST